One genomic window of Manihot esculenta cultivar AM560-2 chromosome 16, M.esculenta_v8, whole genome shotgun sequence includes the following:
- the LOC110603155 gene encoding uncharacterized protein LOC110603155 has product MENSFDVRAIDFGVKNRSFQEESTIKYHLMKFGFVPNYQEWYLHGEKQQYNIDPTMDQNNNVLHTEDEHQTSLHPFTEMVIDAAGPNFILSYGNELPNATTKMLFDMFNATNQELWPRCQNHSQLSVVAWMLNIKSEHHLSERCFDDICQLVNEMLPADNVMTPISTAQRS; this is encoded by the coding sequence ATGGAGAACTCATTCGATGTCCGTGCAATAGATTTCGGTGTCAAAAACCGTTCTTTTCAGGAGGAGAGTACCATTAAGTATCACCTAATGAAGTTTGGATTTGTACCTAACTATCAAGAATGGTACCTGCATGGTGAGAAGCAACAGTACAATATTGACCCAACAATGGATCAGAACAATAATGTTTTGCATACTGAAGATGAGCATCAAACTTCTTTACATCCTTTTACAGAAATGGTTATAGATGCAGCAGGACCAAACTTCATTCTATCATATGGAAATGAACTACCAAATGCAACAACAAAGATGTTATTTGATATGTTCAATGCAACAAACCAAGAGTTATGGCCGAGATGTCAAAATCACTCTCAGTTATCTGTAGTTGCTTGGATGCTTAACATCAAATCTGAGCATCACTTGTCAGAAAGGTGTTTTGATGATATATGTCAATTAGTGAATGAGATGCTTCCAGCAGATAATGTGATGACCCCCATTTCTACAGCACAAAGAAGTTAG
- the LOC110604250 gene encoding peroxidase 7, translating to MKLLSLFVFVLCQLKLLMVVSGSIPLVQKPFTAILPKPHISPNTLPFKDVLSSVYYLNKCPQAEGIIQQKVKAWFHKNYTLAASLIRLHFHDCAVRGCDASILLNHKGSERRALASKTLRGFQVIDDIKAEVEKSCPKTVSCADILTAAARDATVLLGGPFWEVPFGRKDGKISISKEADMVPQGHENVTQLIDFFQARGLSILDLVVLSGSHTIGRSTCYSILHRLAKFDPTLDRKYLKNLTRSCKWSNDFVHLDVTTPTAFDIEYYKNLGKKMGLLSTDQALFLDPRTSPFVSALATQPDLFFNQFAVSMVNLGNILIPAHLNQKEVRLNCNYVNP from the exons ATGAAGCTGCTGTCTCTCTTTGTTTTCGTCCTTTGTCAACTAAAGTTGTTAATGGTTGTGTCAGGCTCCATACCACTCGTTCAGAAACCCTTCACTGCTATTTTACCAAAGCCTCACATTTCACCAAATACTCTGCCTTTTAAAGATGTTTTGTCCTCTGTTTACTATCTTAATAAATGTCCACAAGCTGAAGGAATCATCCAACAAAAGGTGAAGGCTTGGTTCCACAAGAATTACACATTGGCTGCCAGCCTCATTCGCTTACACTTCCATGACTGTGCTGTTAGG GGGTGTGATGCTTCAATTTTGTTAAACCATAAAGGAAGTGAAAGGAGGGCATTGGCCAGCAAGACACTAAGAGGTTTCCAAGTGATTGATGATATCAAAGCAGAAGTAGAGAAGAGTTGTCCTAAAACTGTCTCTTGCGCAGACATTCTTACAGCTGCTGCTAGAGATGCCACTGTGCTACTTGGAGGTCCATTTTGGGAAGTCCCTTTTGGCAGAAAAGATGGCAAAATTTCCATTTCCAAAGAAGCTGACATGGTTCCTCAGGGCCATGAAAATGTTACTCAATTGATTGATTTCTTCCAAGCAAGAGGCTTGAGCATACTAGACTTGGTTGTCCTCTCAGGTTCACACACAATAGGCAGGAGCACTTGCTATTCTATCCTGCACAGGCTAGCCAAGTTTGATCCTACACTTGATAGAAAATATTTGAAGAACTTGACAAGGTCATGTAAATGGAGCAATGACTTTGTGCACCTTGATGTGACAACTCCAACAGCTTTTGATATAGAGTATTACAAGAATCTCGGAAAGAAGATGGGATTGCTGTCAACTGATCAAGCACTCTTCTTGGATCCAAGAACTTCACCTTTTGTTTCTGCATTGGCAACTCAGCCTGACCTCTTCTTTAACCAGTTTGCTGTGTCTATGGTGAATcttggaaatattctgatcccAGCTCATCTCAATCAGAAAGAAGTCAGATTGAATTGCAATTATGTTAATCCTTGA
- the LOC110603467 gene encoding 18.1 kDa class I heat shock protein has translation MSLLHSLMNQNRLFNPFQRLFMDNSGTQMDWKETAHAHIFEIDLPGVSKEDVKLEVEEGRVLRVSAERKEEAEEKGEKWHCKERASGGFFREFELPENAKVDEIKASMRDGVLVVIVPKDEHRKKKPRKKGVEIYGEDEGEHAPKGLGRFVCCKA, from the coding sequence ATGTCCCTTCTTCACTCGTTGATGAATCAAAACAGATTGTTCAATCCATTTCAAAGGTTATTTATGGATAATTCTGGTACCCAAATGGACTGGAAGGAAACTGCTCACGCTCACATATTCGAGATCGACCTTCCAGGCGTTTCGAAGGAGGATGTGAAGCTTGAAGTTGAGGAAGGAAGAGTTCTCCGAGTGAGCgcagagagaaaagaagaagctGAAGAAAAAGGTGAGAAGTGGCATTGCAAGGAGAGGGCAAGTGGTGGATTTTTCAGGGAGTTTGAATTGCCTGAAAATGCTAAAGTTGATGAGATTAAAGCTTCAATGCGCGATGGAGTACTTGTGGTGATAGTGCCTAAAGATGAACACAGAAAGAAGAAGCCTAGAAAAAAGGGTGTGGAGATTTATGGGGAGGATGAAGGAGAACACGCTCCCAAAGGACTTGGTCGCTTTGTTTGCTGCAAAGCTTAA